A genome region from Natranaeroarchaeum sulfidigenes includes the following:
- a CDS encoding chemotaxis protein CheW, which yields MSTELPDKLLNIDGQGTDDRDPDPDGDDEETEERERFVVFRIGDTEYGLEVDQVLSVVEETEYTRLPRSSDAIEGLMDLRGAITAVIDPQSYLGTSRHDDSPDEQRVVVLDRPADQQDIGLKVDEVLGVESVPVSSIFHKPSPKQDIDPSALSHALVRAVVRPEDENSDRQVSVIDLGGLVQAAGNA from the coding sequence ATGTCGACGGAACTGCCGGATAAGCTACTGAATATCGATGGACAGGGGACTGACGACCGGGACCCCGATCCTGACGGCGACGACGAGGAAACAGAAGAACGGGAGCGCTTCGTCGTCTTCCGCATCGGAGATACGGAGTACGGACTGGAAGTCGATCAGGTGCTCAGCGTTGTCGAAGAGACCGAATACACACGACTCCCCCGGAGCTCGGACGCGATCGAAGGGCTGATGGATCTCCGTGGGGCAATCACGGCGGTGATCGATCCCCAGAGCTACCTCGGGACCAGTCGCCACGACGATTCGCCCGATGAGCAGCGGGTCGTCGTCCTGGACAGACCGGCCGATCAGCAGGATATTGGTCTCAAAGTCGACGAGGTGCTCGGCGTCGAGTCCGTCCCCGTGAGCAGCATCTTCCACAAACCGTCACCAAAGCAGGATATCGACCCGAGCGCCCTCTCTCACGCCCTGGTCCGTGCGGTTGTCAGACCGGAGGACGAAAACAGTGACAGACAGGTCTCAGTGATCGATCTCGGCGGACTGGTGCAGGCGGCCGGGAACGCCTGA
- the cheY gene encoding chemotaxis protein CheY, which translates to MSTGVLIVDDSHFMRNLLRQILEEDYDIVGEASNGAEAVKLYKEQEPDIVMMDIVMPKCNGIKATAAIKKLDPDSRVIMCTSVGQREKMKLAVKAGADGYVTKPFEEPSVRKALRDVIPA; encoded by the coding sequence ATGTCGACAGGGGTGCTCATCGTGGACGACTCTCATTTTATGCGGAATCTACTCAGACAGATTCTGGAAGAAGACTACGACATAGTGGGAGAGGCGTCCAACGGTGCTGAAGCGGTCAAGTTGTACAAAGAACAGGAGCCGGACATCGTGATGATGGATATCGTGATGCCCAAATGTAACGGGATCAAGGCTACCGCGGCGATCAAGAAGCTCGATCCCGACTCCCGCGTTATCATGTGTACGAGCGTGGGACAGCGCGAGAAGATGAAACTGGCCGTCAAAGCCGGTGCGGACGGCTATGTGACGAAACCGTTCGAGGAACCGAGCGTCAGAAAGGCGCTCAGGGACGTTATTCCGGCATGA
- a CDS encoding protein-glutamate methylesterase/protein-glutamine glutaminase, with protein MTSVLVVDDSQFMRTVIGNILADHGYEVYRASNGERAIEAVREHSPDIVTMDVQMPEMDGIEAVERIMSEYPTRILMLSAHTEDGADATLRALASGAIDFLEKPGGEVSTDIAGLEDRLIEAITAVEDADVASLARSRTAASARRVAAGVRTSTGASSRSVNPASMRDDRRDSTWSDVTADEDRTYMEHPTIVIGASTGGPKVIERLLCSLPLDLDARVLVVQHMPPEFTARLAKRLDELCSYHVKEAEDGDRISGGEVLVAHGDRHMVVAHSVAGRSKVRLTDDDPVNGVRPSIDVTMESVAETVEQPVVGIALTGMGKDGAAGIRAIKDAGGTTIAQDEATSPVFGIPRQAIATGAVDHVLPAAGITDGVLDQLSTEVTTHG; from the coding sequence ATGACGAGCGTGCTCGTTGTCGATGACTCGCAGTTCATGCGGACAGTCATCGGCAACATCCTCGCCGATCACGGCTACGAGGTATACCGTGCGAGTAACGGCGAGCGGGCGATTGAGGCCGTCCGAGAGCACAGTCCGGATATCGTGACAATGGACGTCCAGATGCCGGAAATGGACGGGATCGAGGCCGTCGAACGTATCATGTCCGAGTATCCGACCCGCATACTAATGCTCAGTGCGCATACCGAGGATGGTGCTGATGCGACGCTTCGCGCTCTCGCATCCGGCGCGATCGATTTCCTGGAAAAACCTGGCGGGGAAGTCTCGACGGATATCGCCGGACTCGAGGATCGGCTGATCGAGGCGATCACCGCTGTCGAAGATGCCGATGTCGCTTCGCTGGCACGCTCACGAACGGCCGCATCGGCACGACGTGTCGCTGCTGGTGTACGGACCTCGACGGGAGCGTCCTCGCGATCTGTGAATCCCGCCAGTATGCGGGACGACCGGAGAGACAGCACGTGGAGCGATGTCACCGCCGATGAGGATCGGACGTATATGGAGCACCCCACGATCGTCATCGGGGCGTCGACCGGCGGGCCGAAAGTCATCGAGCGACTGCTCTGTTCGTTGCCGCTCGATCTGGACGCCCGAGTACTTGTTGTCCAGCACATGCCTCCCGAGTTCACGGCTCGACTCGCCAAGCGCCTCGACGAGCTCTGTTCGTACCATGTGAAAGAAGCGGAAGACGGCGACAGGATTTCAGGCGGGGAGGTGCTGGTCGCCCACGGTGACCGGCACATGGTTGTTGCCCACTCGGTTGCCGGGCGATCGAAAGTGCGGCTTACTGACGACGATCCCGTCAACGGTGTCAGACCGTCGATCGATGTTACGATGGAATCGGTCGCGGAGACCGTCGAACAGCCGGTTGTCGGCATCGCACTTACGGGGATGGGGAAAGACGGCGCGGCAGGTATCCGCGCGATCAAAGACGCCGGCGGGACGACGATCGCACAGGATGAGGCGACGAGTCCCGTGTTCGGTATCCCCAGACAGGCGATTGCGACTGGTGCGGTCGACCACGTGCTTCCTGCAGCGGGGATTACGGATGGCGTGCTCGATCAGCTATCGACGGAGGTGACAACTCATGGATGA